GTGACCACCTTGCCACTGAGGCTTGGGTTTGAAACCGCAGTTGCTTTTAGCTTCTCAATAGCCTGCTTGGCGGTGATTCCGCGATAGCTGGCCAGGCAGAGAGCGATCGCACCTGTTACGTGAGGCGCGGCCATCGAGGTGCCCGAGAGCATGTCGTAGCCGCCTGGCACGGTCGAGAGAACGTTGGTTCCAGGTGCTGCAATGTCTACAGCGATGCCCGAGTAATTTGAGTAGCCGGCAAGGTCACCGTTCTGACCAATAGCGGCTACTGAGACAACGCAGTCAAATGGTCGGTGTGGGGTTGTGCAATCGTATTCAGCTGGATACTGGTTTGCAGCGTCCAGATTCTGACCATCGTTACCTGCTGCTGCCACAAATATGATCCCGACATCGCCGCCTCGTTTGATGGCGTCCTCAAGAGCTTTTGAATATCCCGTACCACCCCACGAGTTGTTGGTGGCGATGATGTCCAAGCCCTTCTTGGTTCTTAGCATGGTTACGTAGTCAATAGCTCGAATGGCATCGACGGTGGTTGATGCGCCTTGACCGTTGGCGATCTTTGCTGAGATCAAGTTCAGGTTCCAGGCGACACCTGCAACGCCTACTCCGTTGCCACCAACGGCTCCGATGGTTCCGGCAACGTGAGTTCCGTGAGGGTGTTCATTCGCATCAAACACCGAGCCATCACCATTTAGAAAGTCGTAACCATTGATGTCATCAACAAAACCGTTGGCATCGTCATCGAGGCCATTGCCTGCGATCTCACCAGAGTTAACCCACATGTTGGCGGCCAGGTCTGGATGGGCAACATCAATACCTGAGTCAATGACCGCCACATATACGGCCTTCGATCCGGTGTAGCCACTAGCCCAAGCGCCGACCGCATTAGAGCCAAAGGCGCTGGTTGATGATGAGGCATATAGACCCCAAGTCTCCTCGGTGATCACCTGTGGGTCGTTAGATGTGTCCCTAACCTGGATCAGGTAGTTGGGCTCTGCAAACGAGACCGCGTCACTGCTAGCGAGCGACGCAATCTGGGACTCATAGCTTGAGAAGGGGTCTAGCTCAACTTGGTACAGGCCTGGGCTGTTCTCACCAACTGGCTCAACTGACAGAAGGTTGAATTCATGGAACACTTCAAGATTTGCCGTGTCCTTGAGTTGGACCAACGCGGTGCCTCGCTCGGCACCTGGAATGGTTGCTGCGTAGCTTGGCATAGTGCCGAAGGCGGAAAGCAAAAGTGCTGTGATTGCAGATACAGCAAGCTTGTTGGTTGGTGAATTCAAAAGCCCCCCTAGCTTCAGAATCAAACTACTCCTGTGTAGTGACTTTTTTAGTAGGTCGTTTTGGGGACGAAGTTGCCCTCGGAGGATTTACTTGTCAGCCAACGTCAATGTTTAGAGTCAGAGCCATAGTGTCGAGCATCAACTTCTTGACTCGCTCTAGCCTCTCGAGCTGCTTCTTGTTCTCGCCCCACTCGCTCGCATCAATCTCGGCCAATACGTTTTTAGCATCGGTGATGCGCCCAGCCTTGAATAGTGCTTCTGCCTGAGCAGCCCTGGTTGCTCTCACGATGTAAGGGTCATCGATCTCGATTGCTCTTTCGATAATGTCGCCAAACAAAGTTGCTGCCGCTTCATAAGAACCAGAATCAAATAGTCGCTCACCATAAAGGGACTGGACTATTAGAGCGTTTGTGATTTCGCCCACTGATTCAAAGAAGGCGTTGAGTCTGGTGAGTAGCTGCTCCGATTCCTCACTTCGAGAATCGGGGTCAATGTCAGCAAGGGCAATCGCAAGCTGGAGTTCAACTGCAGCCGCCATCGACCAGTCTTTGGTTGAACGGAAGTAAGCGGCAGCCGTCCGAAGCTCGGGGATTGCTCTTGCATACTTCTGGTGAAGCACCAGTGTCCAACCGAGGCGGTAGCGCATGAATGCAACCCGTTCCTCTTCTGCCAGATGAGCGAAGGTGTTGAGTGCATCCTCGATGTGCTGAATAGCCTGATCCAGATCCCCAAGCTCAATCAGCGCTGCTGCCATCCGGTCTTTTGCTCGAGCCGCTCCATAGGCATCTCCGATGGACTGGAAGTTGTTGTAGGAACGGATGAAACACTGTAGGGCCTGGGTCTGCCTAGACGCCTTACCGTGGAGCTCACCGAGAGAGATCGCATTGAATCCAGCGTTAGCCGGGTCTTCAATCTCATCGAAGGCCTCGATGGCGAGCTCGTAGAACTCGATGGCTTTTGTATCGTCTCCCTGGTAGCTGTAGCAATCGGCCAGAGGTGCCGCAGAGAATGCGATTGTTCTTGAGTCAACCAACTCCTGAGCACTCTCGAGTGCTCGGGTGAGCATGGAGATTG
The genomic region above belongs to Aquiluna sp. KACHI24 and contains:
- a CDS encoding tetratricopeptide repeat protein; protein product: MSFAETPDEELWLATKSDHPEERAEALQELGTRAFHEANWPLAKTLFGSAADLFQELDNQNEVTKCIYSVGFAHYRLGEHEEAISMLTRALESAQELVDSRTIAFSAAPLADCYSYQGDDTKAIEFYELAIEAFDEIEDPANAGFNAISLGELHGKASRQTQALQCFIRSYNNFQSIGDAYGAARAKDRMAAALIELGDLDQAIQHIEDALNTFAHLAEEERVAFMRYRLGWTLVLHQKYARAIPELRTAAAYFRSTKDWSMAAAVELQLAIALADIDPDSRSEESEQLLTRLNAFFESVGEITNALIVQSLYGERLFDSGSYEAAATLFGDIIERAIEIDDPYIVRATRAAQAEALFKAGRITDAKNVLAEIDASEWGENKKQLERLERVKKLMLDTMALTLNIDVG